The Phaeobacter porticola genome contains the following window.
CGACGTTCGCGACGAGCGCAGCATCGGTCAGAACGGGCTCACAACCGACCGATGCCCATGCGGCAATGCCATTGCGGCGGGATGAACGAGACCGGCCATTCGCCAATCTCGCCAAAACCATGATTTTGCAGGGGATCTGACGATACGCTGCCGTTGGATGTCAATGAGCCGATGTTCAGGGCGTAGGCGGCGAAATCTGATAACGAGCCCACTTCAACGAATGCTGCGGGTTGAATAATTGGCGGCTTTGGTCGCATGGGCCAAAACGCGTCCCACGAAGGTATGTTTCCTCATGGAGTGCTGGTGGCGTTAGCCGAACATCAGTAGTGTTCGGTCTGATCATGGTGCTAAAAGATTTGAGAACCACTTTGAACGGACGTGTCTCCGACAAGCACATCTTTAGCAAAGGGGTTTCCTGATGAGCCGCGCCGAACGTTTAGCTCTGTATGTCGCGCTGACTGCGATCACTGCTCTCGCCATTGACGGTGTCCTTCCCGCAATGCCGATGATCGAGGCTGCCTTCCCGCCATCACCGCCATTCTCGGGCGCTCAGATCGTTACCGCCTTTGTGCTTGGTATGGCTATCGGTGAACTGGTGATTGGACCATTCAGCGATGCGGCGGGGAGGCGCCCTGCGGTGATTGTTGGTCTTGCTATCTTTGTCTTTGGCACCGTCGTCGCCGCCACCGCGGACAGTTTCTCGGCGGTGATTATTGGCCGTTTTTTTCAAGGTGTGGGTGTTGCCGGACCGAAAATCGGTACGCGCGCAATGATCCGTGACCGCTACGCTGGCTCTGACATGGCTAAGGTCATGTCCGTCATCTTCACCTTGCTCATCCTCGTCCCAATGATTGCGCCCGCCATAGGTGCCGCTGTCGCGGCGTTCGTCGGCTGGCGTGGTATATTTTGGGCATATCTGACATTGACTGCCGGTCTTGGCACCTGGCTGTGGATCCGCCATCCTGAGACACTGACCCTCGAAAGAAGAGTGCCTTTGCAACCTCGGCGGTTAGCGCGAAACATCAAGATAGTTGCAAGTCGCCTCGACGTCATGCCTGTGGTGATCGCCACTGGTTTCGTTTTTGGAGCGCAGCTAACCTATTTTGCAGTGGCTGCGGATATCTTCATCGTTTTGTACAGACTTCCAGAGATGATGCCCGCGCTATTTGCTGTCCTTGCCACAGGCACGGGCGCAGCGCTCCTCTTGAACGTTCGCCTCGTTGGGCGCACTGGCATGGAGGTCCCGATACTCTCCGGCCTACTTCTGCTAGGCGCATCGGGAGTGGGCCTCCTTACGGTTGCGGCGCTCACGGATGGTCACCCCCAGCTGGCGGCTTTGCTCGGTATAGCGTGGTTTGGGTTCTTCGCTCTCGGTCTCTTGTTCGGCAACCTCAACGCATTCGCCATGCGTCCACTTGGGGATTTAGCAGGGCTCGGATCTTCGATAATTGCGTCAGTCTCTAGCATCGTGGCATTTGCTTTCGCCTCAGCGATAGAGTTGGTAGCAGAGGGGCCGGTTTGGGCCGTCGCCTGGGCATTCATACTCGCCGCGCTGCTATCCGCCGTCTTCATGCTGGTGGCTCTCCCAGATGGATCTCGCAAGCGGCTCCTCCGCATCATCAGCAGTCGCAGGTGATCTTCAGTTCGATATGAAACCGCGCCTTTTTTGCGAGTATTTGTTGAAGCGGACTTTGGCGCAACCGCAGCGAAAGTTCATTTTGTCCCGCCTCTGCCGACCTTGACCTAGATCGCGGTGATGCGAGAATTGCGGGAGGGTCGCGGCAAGGGCAAGGTGGGCGCGGTAGGCTTCGCGGGCAGACTGGGCCTTTTGCAGCCGGTCTGCTTCGTCCAGTTGGAATTTCACGCCGATCAGGCGGCTACTGCAACCAGAGCGGTCACGGTTGCCGCACCCGCTTCAACCGAAGGTGCATGGCGTGACAGCCACCTCATACTGCGGGCATTTGTTGTGTGGCACAGTGGATACCGCCACCCATCTCGCCCAACGGGTCTACGTTCAAGGTGATGATGTCATGGCTTGGGTAATGTTTGGCCAAGGCGTCTTTGGCGATTTGATCAGTCTCGGGGTCCCCGAATTGGGCCGCGACCACACCACCGTTGCAAACGTAGTAGTTGGCGTAGGAGGCAACAAAATCGATGCTCTCGATGCGACGGCGGACAGGCTCGGGGATGACGTCAACTTCAAGTCCTTCCGCGACAAGGAGATCATGTGTATCAGCCGCTGCCGCGTGAAACGGATCGGACATATCGAGTTCGTCGGGAAGATTGATCAGCACACGACCCGGCCCCGTAAATCGCGCAAGACTGTCGATGTGATAGTCCGTGATATCTTCGCCCCATACGCCCTCAGACCAAATCATCCGCTCAGCACCATAGGCCCGCAAAAGGCGGGCTTCGACCTCATCGCGCGAAAGCCCCGGATTGCGATTGTCGTTCACCCAAGAGCTTTCGTGGGCAAGCAACAAGCCGCGACCATCTTGCTCGACGCCGCCTGCTTCACCGCGTAAGCTTGTGGAAAGAAAATCTAATCCAAGGCGATTTGCGACTTGTTCAGCGATCTGACTATCGCGCACATTGACCTGTTTTTCACCCCAGCCGTTAAACTGGATATGTCTCACGGCGATGCCACCTTTACCATCTACCACAAAGATTGGCCCAGCATCGCGACACCACAGATCTTCGGTTGGAACATCCCAAAGTTCAACGCGTTCCGATAGCTTCCGGCGTGCGCCCGCGTGATCGGCGTTTGCCGCCAGCATTGTGACCGGCTCAAATTCCGAGATGACATTGGCGATATTCGCAATCGTTTGTTGCGCCATGTCCAGAAAGAGCCCATCGGGATGGACACGCCGATTAACGGGCCACTGCATAAAGGTGCGCTGGTGCTGTGCTTCTTCGGGCGGGACATAGAAACCATCACCGGACTGCGCAAAAGAGGGCCCTGCTAAAGTCATCGCGCCCAGGGCTCCCATCCCGCCAATTACATCACGTCTAAACATTGTCCTACGCCTTATTGTCTGGGTCTCAGTTTGCTGCGGTTTTGTCGAATAGGCCTTCAAGATGCGCAATGAACTCTGTGCAGAACGTAATCGAGACATCTTCTGGATCATAAAACGCATTCGCGTCACCGCAGGATTCAACTTTGACTATATCAACACAGAGGTGATCGGTTCCAGCATTACGCAAGTGATGGCACGGTGATTGGCACTGAAGGCACGCTGGATCTCGGTACTCAGACAACAAATATGTTTGGCGCCGAAGGAGGGAAGGTGATCCTTCTTGAGGGCGGAGGGATTGCCGTAGCCTGGTGGACACTTGTTGATGGCGAGAGCAATTTGGCAGTGCAGAGCTTTGCGCTGGATGGCAGTGCCCTTACGGATGCCACTTTGATTTTGGCCGAGGGGTCATCGACCTTCGATCTTGACCAATATCCCAATGGTTCCATCGTGCTCACATGGGATGAGAATGGCAGTATCTACGAACAATCTATTGACGCGCCACCACCGCCGATGACGGCGATCATCATCTGGACCTGTCGCGATTTGATGCCGGCCCGGGCGCTCGTTTAAGCCACCTTTTGTTCGAATGCGACCGGGCTTCCAGCCCAGTGCTGAGTGTCGGCGTCGCGGATTTTAGAAGCCGTTGATGTATTCAAAGATCGCCATCTCGGCTTGCCTGCGGGTTTCCCATGATCTTCGCCAGATCAATTCTGCCTTGATGGTTTTGAAGAACGTCTCGACCACTGCTCGGCAGGCGATTTGCAGTGCAAATCTGCCGAGAGGGGCCGCATTATCGTAGCAGTTTCCTGTCCCGCTCATCGATACCTTGAACCCGTTTTGGCGCAGGATCTTCTGATCGTCGTGAGAACAGTATTGCGATCCACGATCCGTGTGGTGAATGCAGCCTTTTGGCGGTGACCGGCATGCGATGGCCATCCACCGCCCGGCAGTGGTTTGCCTGCAAACCATGAGAGGGATCAGCGCCCGGATCGCCAGATCCCGTTTCATTCGATTGCTCACCGCCCAGCCGATGACCCGCCTGGAATGCAGGTCCAGAATCACTGCGAGATACAGCCAGCCTTCACGGGGCCAGATATAGCTGATGTCACCTTGTGTTTGCGCGTTCTGACAACAGATATGCCGTTCTGGCGCATTAGGCGGCCCACCACTGCCCGGCAGGCGAATGCAAAGCATTCTGCCGAGAGGGGCGACGGTGCCCGATATCCAGACCAATCTCTTTCAGCTCCTCCGTCATCCGTGGCCTGCCATAGCTGCCCAAGCTGAGGCGCAACTGTTCCTTGATATGCGCCAGTGCCACCAGATCACTGCGCTGTCTGCAGCTGGCCGGACGGCTGCGGAAGGCCCGCAGACCGCGCGGACCAACATCCATGACATCACACAGCCGGTGGGTGGGAAAGCTGTCGCGGTGTTCCTCCCCTTCCGGGACATTGCTACGCAATGCCCTGCCGGGCAGTGGATGAACCTGAACCTCATGGCCTTTGGCCCGCGAAGAACTGCGTTGCCTTCATCGGGAAAACAGTCCCCCGGACTGTTTTCTGGTCCTCTTCAGTTTAAGATCTCCCTCTCCTCCTTGAGAATGCGGTTCTCACGTCGAAGCCGGTCATTCTCTTGGACCAGGCTCAAATCCTCGTGCGACACTACATCCGTGTCCCGGTGTGCCGTGATCCATTTGTTAAGCGTTGACAGGCCAACACCAGGATCATCAGCAACCTGCTTGCGGTTAAGCCCGCTGGTCAGCGCTATTCGCAACCGCATCAGCTCGGAATTCGTCCGTCCGGTTCGTGCCCATACCTCGTCTCCTTTGGTGCAGTAAATGCGATCAAAGGGCCGGCATCAAACCGCGACAGGTCCAGACCTGCCTGGGACGCAATCGAAGCCAACCTGTAGTCCATAGCCCTGCGCCACGTAATCACCGACAAGCGCCTCGTAGTGAAACAGCACATTGGCCAGCGTAAAGACAGCAAGCAGGGCCAGCACGATCAGGGTGCGCCAATTCTTCCCTGCGACGATCTCGCGCAGGATCAGGCAGCCAAGCATGATGGGAAAGGCGAGGTCGATTGCGGGGGCCAGAAGCGGCGGAAACTGCTGGGAGAACAGGATAGTCGCGCGCCCGACGCACCAAACCGCAAAAAGCCCCACCAACCGCCAGCCGACGATGGGCAAACGCCCGGTCCAGTTGGGCACGGCTGTCAGCAAGAAACCGGCAAGAACCGCGCCAAGATAGCCGAACAGGAATTCATGCGCATGCCATGAGCCGCGGTCGAACCGGGACGGCAGGTCGATCCCGCCCATCAGAACCGCCATCCACAGGCCCATGGCCACGATGACCCAAATCGCCCCGAAAAGGAAGAACGGACGGAAGCCAAAGCTGAAGATCGCAGGCCCTTTCCAGCTACGCATCTGTTCTGCGGATGACTGCGGCATTATGGTCGCGCCGATGTTACGCGGGACGTCGTCAGACCCGTCCCGTCTTTGCCACATGTCAGGCGTACCCAGCGATAGCGGTGAAAAAACGTCAGCCTGACTATGTCAGCGTCTTCGCCTTCACCTGTTTCGAAACATGAGGTGATTTCGCCCGCCCGCATCAGCAGCTGCACCTCTTCCAGGGGGCAGATCGAGCAACTTTCCAAGATCGAGGGCGTCAATTGCGAGCTGGTCGCTGCTCATGTCGATTTTCAATGCGCCGCTTCCTAGTCTGCCACATCCATCAGATGACGAATGTGTTTCGCAAAATACCATGTGGCAGGAATTCCAAGACCCGCGCCCAACAAGATTGATAGGTTGGTGGAGAGGATCGGGCCACCGATCCAGCTAAAGATCAGGGCTGCAAAGAACACGTTGACCGCAGCCGCAGCCGCCCCGAAAGGATAGAGCACCAAAGCGATCTTGCGCGTGGACCATCCCGCCCGTGTCATCTGCGCGCCACCAACCACTGTACGGCTACCATGCTCAGCACCAGCATGATGCAGGCCAATGCGTACCAGAACTCGGCCGTTGCCGACTGTGCCTGAGGAATCGGTCGCTCGAAGCTTTGCGCAAAGAGGCGCGAGCTTGCGATGACGAAGACCCCGGTGAGGGAAAGAAAGAAGCGCATATCAGGTCTCCTGTGTCAGTGTACGGTAGATGTCGGGCAGCGCGCGCAGCAGGCGTTCGGGGTTTGGCAAAAGAGCAAACCCTCCGCGCCCGAAAATGCGGGCGAACCAGTCCTGCCCATCCTCGTCGATCACCACGCCGTGCAGGCGTTGGCCTGCTGCGCGTGCCTCGCGCACCGCCATGTGGCTGTCTTCGATCCCGTGCTGGCCTTCGTAGTGGTCCAGATCGTTGGGTTTACCATCGGTCAGCACGATCAACAGCTTGCGTGCACTGGGTTCCTCTGCCAATTGCGCGCTGACATGGCGGATCGCGGCACCGAGGCGGGTATAATGACCGGGCTTGAGCGCGCCAATATTGGCGGTGATCACGGGTGACATCGGGTCGTCAAAGCCCTTGCAGCGGGTCACGAACACCCTGTCACGGCGGAGCGATGAGAAACCCCAGATACCGCAGCGGTCGCCTGCCGCGTCGATCCCTACGGCCAATGCCGCCATCGTGTCGCGGGCCACGTCGATGACGCAGGTATCGCCGATCGCCGCTTCGGTTGATCGGGAGGTGTCAATCAGGAAGGCAACCGAAACGTCGCGATTCATCTGCTGCGCGGCTTGCCAGATCCGGTCAGAACCGCGCCCGGTGGCGACCATGTCGGCCCGCGCGGTCAGGGCCGCATCAAGGTCCAGTTCTGCCCCGTCGATCTGGCGCGGTTGCAGCACGCGGCGCGGGCGCAGGGTTTCAAACTGGCGGCGGACTTCACGGACATATCGGTCATTTGGTGTATAGGTTTCCCCATCGGTTACGGCTGGCGCATCAAGCACTCGGCAGTGACCTTCCATGTAGCTGCGCGACCGATGGTTCCATTCAAGGTAGGTGTGCTTGCCCGCCAGCGCCTCGTGATCGGCATCGGCTGGCGACAGGTCAAGATGCAGGCGCAGCCGGGTGGCGATCTTGCTGTTCTGTTTCGAAAGGGTGATCCGGTCCTGATCGTCGGCGGCCTTCTGGGCGTTCTGGTCATCATCGTCATCGATGCTGCGATTAATATTCATGGATTCGACCCATGACAGGATCGATTCAAAGCGGTGGATGATGAAACTGTCTTTGCGGTTGTGCTGGTCCTGATCTTTGCGCTCTCCCAGCTTGCGGCTGCTTGGTGCAGCATGGGGCGCCGGTGCGGCTGGATCCGCCTCGTCATCGTTGGCAGCTTGCCGGCCCGAGCCGGGACGTTCAAAGCATAGCCAGATTGGGACAGGGGCGCATGGCATGTAATTGCGCGCGTCTGTATCAGTGGCATCAAGCGCGGATGAACTGCCCTTTAGCTGGTCGCGGACCGCCTGTTCCAGCGCGGCCTCTTGCGCGGGCCGACGCATAACGGGCCGCGCGTCTGCACAAAACGCGGCCATCGCGAGATAGCGGTCACGCAATCCGGGGCAGACCAAATAGGCCCTGTCTGCAGCCGCTGCATTCGCGCGAATCTGTGCGCAGTCCAGTGCGTGGCCGGTGGTGTTCAAATCGAGCCCGTCAACATCGGTTAAGGCGGCAAGTGCCGTCAGCCAGAAAAAGGCCGCGCGGTTGAGAACCTCATCGGGAAAAGCCTCCATGACAGGTGGCAACGCGAGCCGTTCCCCATCGAAGCGCGCGACCCATTCCCGATCACGCTCGGCCCCGAGTTTGCGGCGCATGAGTTGACGGTGCTGCACAAGGCTTGGCGCAGCCTCGGCCAGCTCAACGCCAGGCGCACCGCCGAGCGCGCGGAAGAGAACAGCAAGGCTGGGGCGTACCGAGGCTAGCGCGACGCTTGCTTTGGGGTGCGTGACACCGGCGCCGATCCCGCTGGCCATGTCGTGCCAGAGTTTTCCAACCGTTTCTTCGGGATCCATGAGGTCGCGCAGGTGCATGGCCGTCATCCGTAGATCGTGCTGACCAGATCACGCAGGGCTTGCTGCACGTCTGGCTCATCGCTTAGCGGCTCGACTATCGCCGCCTCAAGTGCCCGGGTCACGCCCATACCGCCAGCCATAAGAGTGGCGGCATAGATCAGCAAACGGGTCGAGACACCTTCCTCAAGGTCCATGCCGCTTAGATTGCGGATATTGCCTGCCAAGCGGACCAGCGGTGCGACACGGCCCGCTTCCAGCCTGCTTTCGGAGGCAACCACAGCAATCTCGGTTTCCGCATCGGGAAAGTCGAAGCTGATCGACAGAAAACGCTGCCGGGTTGACGGTTTCAGCCGCTTGAGAATATTTTGGTAGCCGGGGTTATAAGAGGCCACTAGCATGAACTCCTTGGGTGCCGCCAGCTCTTCGCCGGTGCGGTCGATCATCAGCGTGCGCCGCGTGTCCGTCAGCGGGTGCAGCACCACGGTTACGTCCTTGCGGGCCTCCACCACCTCGTCGAGGTAGCAAATGCCTCCCTCGCGCACGGCGTGGGTCAGGGGGCCATCGACCCAAACGGTTTCCCCGCCCTTGAGCAGATAGCGCCCGATCAAATCCGATGCCGACAGATCGTCATGGCAGGCGACGGTGTACAGTGGCTTGCCCAGACGCGCCGCCATATGCTCGACGAAACGTGTCTTGCCGCAACCGGTCGGCCCCTTCAGAAGAAGGGGCAAACCGTTGTCATGGGCCATCTCGAACAGGTCGCATTCGTGCCCCGTCGGTTGATAGAATGGCAGGGTTAACGTGTTTTGAATGTTCATGGCTTACTCTCCGGGAACTGGATTGGCCGGGCCGGGCGCAATGATCTCATCCCTGCGCACCACCAGCAGGGAATAGATGAACAAGAGCGCACCCGTCACCACACAGGCTCCAGCACCAAAGCGCATCATGTAGAAGATCGACAGGCTTTCCTGCACCTCCATGTAGTAGTCGCCGACCACACGCTGCATATGCGTCTGGATGGTACCCGCGAA
Protein-coding sequences here:
- a CDS encoding CbbQ/NirQ/NorQ/GpvN family protein encodes the protein MNIQNTLTLPFYQPTGHECDLFEMAHDNGLPLLLKGPTGCGKTRFVEHMAARLGKPLYTVACHDDLSASDLIGRYLLKGGETVWVDGPLTHAVREGGICYLDEVVEARKDVTVVLHPLTDTRRTLMIDRTGEELAAPKEFMLVASYNPGYQNILKRLKPSTRQRFLSISFDFPDAETEIAVVASESRLEAGRVAPLVRLAGNIRNLSGMDLEEGVSTRLLIYAATLMAGGMGVTRALEAAIVEPLSDEPDVQQALRDLVSTIYG
- a CDS encoding NnrS family protein produces the protein MPQSSAEQMRSWKGPAIFSFGFRPFFLFGAIWVIVAMGLWMAVLMGGIDLPSRFDRGSWHAHEFLFGYLGAVLAGFLLTAVPNWTGRLPIVGWRLVGLFAVWCVGRATILFSQQFPPLLAPAIDLAFPIMLGCLILREIVAGKNWRTLIVLALLAVFTLANVLFHYEALVGDYVAQGYGLQVGFDCVPGRSGPVAV
- a CDS encoding agmatine deiminase family protein, with translation MFRRDVIGGMGALGAMTLAGPSFAQSGDGFYVPPEEAQHQRTFMQWPVNRRVHPDGLFLDMAQQTIANIANVISEFEPVTMLAANADHAGARRKLSERVELWDVPTEDLWCRDAGPIFVVDGKGGIAVRHIQFNGWGEKQVNVRDSQIAEQVANRLGLDFLSTSLRGEAGGVEQDGRGLLLAHESSWVNDNRNPGLSRDEVEARLLRAYGAERMIWSEGVWGEDITDYHIDSLARFTGPGRVLINLPDELDMSDPFHAAAADTHDLLVAEGLEVDVIPEPVRRRIESIDFVASYANYYVCNGGVVAAQFGDPETDQIAKDALAKHYPSHDIITLNVDPLGEMGGGIHCATQQMPAV
- a CDS encoding protein NnrT, whose product is MRFFLSLTGVFVIASSRLFAQSFERPIPQAQSATAEFWYALACIMLVLSMVAVQWLVARR
- a CDS encoding MFS transporter, which translates into the protein MSRAERLALYVALTAITALAIDGVLPAMPMIEAAFPPSPPFSGAQIVTAFVLGMAIGELVIGPFSDAAGRRPAVIVGLAIFVFGTVVAATADSFSAVIIGRFFQGVGVAGPKIGTRAMIRDRYAGSDMAKVMSVIFTLLILVPMIAPAIGAAVAAFVGWRGIFWAYLTLTAGLGTWLWIRHPETLTLERRVPLQPRRLARNIKIVASRLDVMPVVIATGFVFGAQLTYFAVAADIFIVLYRLPEMMPALFAVLATGTGAALLLNVRLVGRTGMEVPILSGLLLLGASGVGLLTVAALTDGHPQLAALLGIAWFGFFALGLLFGNLNAFAMRPLGDLAGLGSSIIASVSSIVAFAFASAIELVAEGPVWAVAWAFILAALLSAVFMLVALPDGSRKRLLRIISSRR
- a CDS encoding nitric oxide reductase activation protein NorD, translating into MHLRDLMDPEETVGKLWHDMASGIGAGVTHPKASVALASVRPSLAVLFRALGGAPGVELAEAAPSLVQHRQLMRRKLGAERDREWVARFDGERLALPPVMEAFPDEVLNRAAFFWLTALAALTDVDGLDLNTTGHALDCAQIRANAAAADRAYLVCPGLRDRYLAMAAFCADARPVMRRPAQEAALEQAVRDQLKGSSSALDATDTDARNYMPCAPVPIWLCFERPGSGRQAANDDEADPAAPAPHAAPSSRKLGERKDQDQHNRKDSFIIHRFESILSWVESMNINRSIDDDDDQNAQKAADDQDRITLSKQNSKIATRLRLHLDLSPADADHEALAGKHTYLEWNHRSRSYMEGHCRVLDAPAVTDGETYTPNDRYVREVRRQFETLRPRRVLQPRQIDGAELDLDAALTARADMVATGRGSDRIWQAAQQMNRDVSVAFLIDTSRSTEAAIGDTCVIDVARDTMAALAVGIDAAGDRCGIWGFSSLRRDRVFVTRCKGFDDPMSPVITANIGALKPGHYTRLGAAIRHVSAQLAEEPSARKLLIVLTDGKPNDLDHYEGQHGIEDSHMAVREARAAGQRLHGVVIDEDGQDWFARIFGRGGFALLPNPERLLRALPDIYRTLTQET
- a CDS encoding NnrT protein; the protein is MTRAGWSTRKIALVLYPFGAAAAAVNVFFAALIFSWIGGPILSTNLSILLGAGLGIPATWYFAKHIRHLMDVAD
- a CDS encoding DUF6522 family protein, with amino-acid sequence MRAGEITSCFETGEGEDADIVRLTFFHRYRWVRLTCGKDGTGLTTSRVTSARP